The window GCAGCCAGTCGACGAAGAGCGGCCCGTCGATGTCCCCGGTGGTGGACAGCCGTACCGAGGCCATCTGCCGGGCCCCCGGGATCAGACGGCCGGAGCGATCGGTGACCTCCCGGCCGCGCCACAGCCCGAAGGTGACGTACGAGGTGTAGGCCTTGAGCAGGCAGATCGGCCGTTGTCCCGGGACCTCGCCGAGGCCCCACACCGGGTGGCCGTGCCACATCACCCCGGTCGCGTCGGTCAGCGTCCCGTCGATGACCGGGCGGACCGCCTCGGCCGTCTCCCTCAACGGGGCGTCGAGTCCGGCCAGGAAATCGTTGATGCTTGTCGCCTTCATGATCTTTCCTTCTCGATCTGCGGGGAGCCCCGGTGCGCCATTGCTGCCTGCCTGTCCGGTGGCCCCGGTGACGCCCCTAACGATTCGCGAGACGGCGACCCCGACCAAGCCATGATCGGATTACGATCGTTGAACCGGATTCAACGAAAGAGCGGCAGGATGCTGGAGCGCCACGAGATCGAGACCTTCCTGACGCTCGCCGAGGAGCTGCACTTCGGTCGTACCGCCGAACGCCTGCGAGTGACCACCGGCCGGATCAGCCACGTCATCAGGAAGCTGGAACGGCGGATCGGGGCTCCGCTGTTCGAGCGCACCAGTCGGGTCGTCCGCATCACGCCCATCGGCCGGCAGTTGGCCGACGACCTGGCCCCGCTGGTCGAGCAGATGGACACGGCGCTGCGCCGAGCCGTAGAGGCGGGCCGTGGCGTGACCGGCCAGCTCCGGGTGGCGTTCCTCGGTGAGTACCTGGCACCGGTGCTGCTCAAGGCGGTGAGGTTGTTCACCGCCCGGCACCCCGACTGCGACGTGGACGTACGCGAGGTGCAACTGTCCAGCTCACGGGCCAGCCTGTTGGACGGCTCGATCGACATCCTCGTCGCCTCGTACCCGTTCGACGGCATGGCTCGCGGGCCCGCGCTCATGGTGGAACGGCGCGTCCTGGCCGTCGCCGCGACCCACCCGCTGGCGGATGCCGAATCGGTCTCGCTGGAGGTGCTCGCCGACCATCCGGTGGTCCAGTACCCGGCGATTACGTCGGCGGCGTTCAAGCGGGACCGGACACCCGAGCACACGCCGGATGGCCGCCCCACCATGAAGGGCCCGCACGGCAACACCTTCTCCGAGATGCTGTCACTCGTCGCGATGGGCCGGGGCGTGCTGCCGGTGGGCGAGCAGACCGAGCGCTACTACCCTCGCCCCGACATCGTCTACGTACCGATCCACGACGCCCCGCCCATCGAACGAGGACCGATCTGGCTGGAGGCGAACACGACCACCCGGATCCAGGAGTTCGTCCAGGCCGCGACGG of the Micromonospora sp. NBC_01796 genome contains:
- a CDS encoding DUF1801 domain-containing protein, encoding MKATSINDFLAGLDAPLRETAEAVRPVIDGTLTDATGVMWHGHPVWGLGEVPGQRPICLLKAYTSYVTFGLWRGREVTDRSGRLIPGARQMASVRLSTTGDIDGPLFVDWLRQARALEGK
- a CDS encoding LysR family transcriptional regulator; the encoded protein is MLERHEIETFLTLAEELHFGRTAERLRVTTGRISHVIRKLERRIGAPLFERTSRVVRITPIGRQLADDLAPLVEQMDTALRRAVEAGRGVTGQLRVAFLGEYLAPVLLKAVRLFTARHPDCDVDVREVQLSSSRASLLDGSIDILVASYPFDGMARGPALMVERRVLAVAATHPLADAESVSLEVLADHPVVQYPAITSAAFKRDRTPEHTPDGRPTMKGPHGNTFSEMLSLVAMGRGVLPVGEQTERYYPRPDIVYVPIHDAPPIERGPIWLEANTTTRIQEFVQAATDANPPIPQPAVPNGPRLTTG